From the genome of Papaver somniferum cultivar HN1 chromosome 2, ASM357369v1, whole genome shotgun sequence, one region includes:
- the LOC113350856 gene encoding uncharacterized protein LOC113350856, whose protein sequence is MLQGYGIKHMFSIPYYPQGNGLAESTNKTLIRILSRTVHDNPRSWHEKLPVEIWAYWAFPRTSTGVSPYSLVYGADAILPVEIKIQSARVSIASGVQWDATEASLSRIADLDMVEARRAKIEEHLAVYKQRFSRVYNKTLGQEFSKLGT, encoded by the coding sequence ATGCTTCAGGGATATGGTATAAAGCATATGTTTTCCATCccttactatccccaaggaaatggATTGGCCGAAAGTACTAACAAGACATTGATTCGTATTCTTAGTCGAACCGTGCATGATAACCCTAGGTCTTGGCATGAGAAATTACCGGTGGAAATATGGGCATATTGGGCTTTTCCGAGGACTTCTACAGGCGTGTCTCCTTATTCCTTGGTTTACGGAGCAGATGCAATTCTACCTGTGGAAATTAAGATTCAGTCAGCTCGAGTTTCTATAGCAAGCGGAGTTCAGTGGGACGCGACTGAGGCATCACTCTCTCGAATAGCGGATTTGGATATGGTGGAGGCAAGACGTGCTAAGATAGAAGAGCATCTTGCTGTCTACAAGCAACGATTTTCGCGCGTATATAATAAAACACTAGGCCAAGAATTTTCTAAGTTGGGGACTTAG